One genomic window of Quercus robur chromosome 6, dhQueRobu3.1, whole genome shotgun sequence includes the following:
- the LOC126689426 gene encoding late embryogenesis abundant protein D-34-like, which produces MEHSHFLNSHQLKDIPSCFERTYTTKMSQEQPRRTHQEHEKEEQKEPIKYGDVFKVVGELASKPIAPQDAAMMQKAENMILGQTQKGGPASVMQAADTRNERAGVVGHKDFTDVTGDRGVTASETDVPGSRIITESVAGQAVGQYAEAIPVLQTSFEVTQQSALTIGEALEASAQSAGNKPVDQSDAAAIQAAEVRATGSNVIIPGGLAATAQSAATHNARVDLDEYKIKLRDILMDATAKLPADKAVTRQDAEGVVSAELRNNQNLATHPGGVASSVTIAARLNENVNV; this is translated from the exons atggaacaCTCTCATTTCTTAAACTCCCACCAACTCAAAGATATTCCAAGTTGTTTTGAACGTACATACACAACCAAGATGAGCCAAGAACAGCCAAGGAGGACGCATCAAGAACatgagaaagaagaacaaaaagaacCCATCAAATACGGCGACGTTTTCAAAGTCGTTGGGGAGCTGGCTTCCAAGCCTATTGCACCACAAGACGCTGCAATGATGCAGAAAGctgaaaacatgattttgggTCAGACCCAGAAGGGAGGACCAGCTTCAGTGATGCAAGCCGCTGATACTCGAAATGAAAGAGCTGGTGTTGTTGGTCACAAAGATTTCACTGATGTTACTGGAGACCGAGGCGTCACTGCTAGTGAGACTGATGTCCCTGGAAGTCGCATTATCACTGAATCAGTTGCTGGCCAA GCTGTTGGACAGTATGCAGAAGCAATCCCAGTACTACAAACATCATTTGAGGTTACTCAACAGAGTGCACTTACTATAGGTGAAGCACTGGAAGCCAGTGCACAATCAGCAGGAAACAAGCCAGTGGATCAGAGTGATGCTGCTGCAATTCAAGCAGCAGAAGTGAGGGCAACAGGTAGCAATGTCATAATCCCAGGTGGGCTCGCGGCCACGGCTCAGTCTGCAGCTACTCACAATGCCCGAGTTGATCTTGATGAATATAAGATCAAGCTGCGCGACATTTTAATG GATGCGACTGCGAAGTTGCCAGCAGACAAAGCAGTGACACGACAGGATGCTGAAGGAGTGGTCAGTGCCGAGCTAAGGAACAATCAGAACTTGGCGACTCACCCGGGCGGCGTGGCATCTTCGGTGACCATAGCTGCTAGACTTAACGAGAATGTGAACGTATGA